A segment of the Mangrovimonas sp. YM274 genome:
CGGGCTATTTTGCTCCAACATCACGTTTTGGTTACCCCGAGGAATTTAAATTGTTGGTGGACAAATTGCACCAAAATGATATTGGAATTATTTTAGATTGGGTGCCTTCCCATTTTCCTGAGGATGCGCATGGATTGGGCTATTTTGATGGTTCCTGTCTGTATGAGCATCCCGATAGACGTAAAGGTTACCACCCGGACTGGAAAAGTTTGATTTTTAATTATGGAAGAAATGAGGTGAAATCATTTTTGATTTCCAATGCCCTATTTTGGTTAGAGCAGTTCCATGCGGATGGTTTGCGTGTAGATGCCGTGGCTTCTATGCTGTTCTTGGATTATTCTCGTGAAGAAGGTGAGTGGGAACCAAATATGTTTGGAGGGCGAGAGCATTTAGAGGCCATTTCATTTTTGAGAGAATTGAACGAGGAAGTTTATAAAAGTTTTCCAGATGTTCAAACCATCGCCGAAGAATCCACAGCCTTTCCAATGGTGTCTAAACCTACCTGTTTAGGTGGTTTAGGATTTGGGATGAAGTGGATGATGGGCTGGATGCATGATACTTTGGTCTATTTTTCAAAGGAACCGGTTTACAGAAAATACCATCAAAACGACTTGACGTTTTCCATGACCTATGCGTTTTCGGAGAATTTCATTTTACCATTATCGCACGACGAAGTGGTTTATGGAAAGCGGTCCTTATTAGGAAGAATGCCTGGGGATGAATGGCAGCGTTTTGCTAACCTTAGGTTGATGTATGCTTATATGTTTACGCATCCTGGAACTAAATTATTGTTCCAAGGAGGTGAGATAGGACAGGGAGAAGAATGGAATTTTCTACAAAGCATCGATTGGCATTTGTTGAAGTATAAAGTGCACAAGGGAATGCAAAATTTGGTGAAGGATTTAAATATTTTCTATAAGACAGAGCCGGCACTTTATGAAAAGCAATTCACAGGTGATGGGTTTGAATGGATTGATTTTAGCGATGCGGAGAGTTCCATTTTAGCATATTTTAGAAAAGGCAATAATCAAAAAGATCATGTAATTGTAGTCTGCAATATGACACCTACACCTAGAATTGATTATAGAATTGGCCTGCCTTTTAAAGGGAAACTAAAAGAGGTGTTTAATAGTGATCTTAAAAAATACGAGGGGACTGGAGCGTATAAAAACAACACGAAAACATCCCAGGAAGTTCCTTGGCATTTTAGAGATGATTCTGTTGAAATTACAATTCCTCCTTTGGGAATGGTCGCCTTTAAATATCAAAATGTTAAAACGTAATTTATTATAAAACAGAGGGTTTTGTTGGTTTTTGATAAAAATATAACCATTAAATTAGTGAGTTAGCAAAACTTGGTGCTGAGTATTTTTTATCTCTGAACTTATGCGTTTTTTTGTTAGTCTATAAGAACTATGACTTATGATTTTAAATACTGAATTAGAAAGAAAGGGAGATTTATTTCCTTCTAAAATTGTAGCATACAATAAGGATGTAGACACCTTGTATTTTACTACCGAAAATAATGTTATTCTGGAGTTAACAGTCGTAAGAGATAGTGTTTTACGCTTTCGTTACACCACTTCAGGAACATTTGACAACGATTTTTCCTATGCTATTACAAAATATGCCAGTACGGGCTACAATTTTTTGGAAATAGAAGAAGAATCCACTTTATATAAAATCACGACTTCAAAACTTATTTGCCATATTTCTAAGTTAAATTTAAAAGTGACATTGTTTGATGCTAAGGATTTAACACTTATAAATGAAGATGAACTTGGATTCCATTGGGAAGAAAGTTATGAGTTTGGAGGTGATGTTGTAAAGATGAGTAAAACATCCCACGATGGGGAAAGTTATTTTGGGTTGGGAGATAAGCCGGTAAAGCTTAATCTAAAAGGAAAACGTTTTGAAAATTGGGTATCCGATTCCTATGCCTATGGCAGAAATTCAGACCCAATTTATAAAGCTATTCCATTTTATACGGGACTGAATGGGAATAAGTCCTATGGAATCTTTTTTGATAACACCTTTAGATCGTTTTTCGATTTTGCGCAAGAACGACGCAATGTTACCAGTTTTTGGGCGCAAGGAGGAGAGATGAACTATTATTTTATCTATGGTCCCCAAATGAGTGATGTTGTGGCCAACTACACAGATTTAACGGGCAAGCCGCATCAATTGCCTCCGTTATGGGCCTTGGGGTTCCATCAATGTAAATGGAGTTATTATCCAGAATCTAAAGTTAAGGAGGTTACTCAAAAATTCAGGGATCTTAAAATACCTTGTGATGCCATTTATCTGGATATCGATTATATGGATGGCTTTAGATGTTTTACCTGGGATAAAAATTATTTTCCAGATCCCAAAAGGATGGTCGAGGAACTTAGCGAACAAGGGTTCAAAACGGTTGTTATTATAGATCCAGGAATTAAGATTGATCACAATTACGATGTTTTCAAGGAAGGCTTGGAAAATGATTACTTCTGCAAACGAGCCGACGGGCCTTATATGAAAGGTAAAGTATGGCCTGGAGAATGTTATTTCCCGGATTTCACGAATCCAGAAGTACGAGAATGGTGGTCTGGCCTGTTTAAGGAACTTATTGAAGAAACTGGTGTAAGAGGAGTTTGGAACGATATGAATGAACCTGCGGTTATGGAGGTCCCCAATAAAACATTTCCAGACGATGTTAGGCATGACTATGAAGGCAATCCATGTAGCCATAGGAAGGCTCATAACATCTATGGTATGCAAATGGCGAGAGCTACCTACCAAGGACTTAAACGGTACACTTATCCGAAGCGCCCTTTTGTTATTACTAGAGCAGCCTATTCCGGTACACAACGTTATACTTCTACTTGGACCGGTGATAATGTAGCAAGCTGGGAACATCTATGGATAGCCAATATCCAAGCGCAAAGAATGGCTATGTCTGGGTATTCATTTGTAGGGAGTGATATAGGTGGTTTTGCCGAGCAGCCTCAAGGTGAATTGTTTACCAGATGGATTCAGCTAGGCGTTTTTCATCCGTTTTGCCGTGTACATTCTTCTGGCGATCACGGTAATCAGGAGCCTTGGGCATTTGATGATGATGTCACAAAAATTGTGAGGAAGTTTATTGAGCTTCGTTACCAGTTGCTTCCTTATTTATATACTACATTTTGGCAATTGGTTGATGAAGGTACCCCAATATTGAAATCCCTTGTTTTGTATGATCAAGAAGATATTCACACGCATTACAGAACAGATGAATTTATGTATGGAGATCAAATTTTGGTATGTCCTGTGCAGGAACCAAATTCAAGAGGGCGTAGAATGTTTATTCCAAGGGGCGAATGGTTTAATTTTTGGAATGATGAAGTCGTGCTGGGAGGAAGGGAAATGTGGGTAGATGCCGATATTGATAGTATTCCATTATTTATTAAGGCAGGCGCTATAATTCCAATGTATCCCGTGCAGCAATATGTGGATGAGAAGGAAATTGACCAAGTAACTTTAGAGGTGTATTATAAAGAAGGGAAAGAGGATTCTATTTTGTACGACGACGCCCATGATGGCTATGATTATACAAAAGGTAGATATAGCTTGAGGACTTTTAAATTAACGGGGAAAGCCAACGAAGTAATTATTCAGCAGCATAAGGAAGGAAAATATGAATCTACCTTAAGTACTTTTATGGTTAAGTTTCACGGTTTGCCATTTCATGTAACAAAGATTGAAATTGATAATGTAGACATTCCTTTATCTCAAGTTAAAATGAATGGCAGTAACAGTATGGTAGTTAGTGAGAAATTCACTCAGTTACATATTATTGGTGAGTAAGGCCGAAAATAACTGGTTTTGAAAATTGAAATTATAATCTGTCTTGAATGATTTTTGTAATTTTAGACTTTCAAATCGAACTATGTATTCAATGACCTCAAAAAATCTATTCGCTACTGCTGTTATAACTTTGGCATTTATTTCATGTGCAACCAATCCGTTTACAGGGAAACAGACCATGGCCATTGTGCCAAATTCAGAGTTGTTTCCGGCTGCATTTCAACAATACGATCAGTTTTTAAATGAACATGATATCATCAAGGGCACGAAAGATGCTGAAATGATCAAACGTGTGGGGGAAAAAATTGCGACAGCAGCAAAACAATGGTTGGATGCCAATGGTTACGAAGGTTATTTAAAGGACTACAAATGGGAATATAACCTTATAAAGGATGAGCAGAAGAATGCTTGGTGTATGCCAGGTGGTAAAATTGTTTTTTACACGGGTATTTTGCCCATTGCCGATGGAGAGGCGGGGGTAGCAACAATTATGGGGCATGAGGTGTCTCACGCGTTGGCAAATCATGGGCAGCAACGAATGAGTGCAGCTTATGTGCAGCAAGGGATAGCTTTAGCTGGAAATATGGCCATCAACAATGATAGTGATAGAGATGCTTTTAATTCGTATTACGGAGTAGGGTCTAATGTTTTAGGAATGTTGCCTTTTAGCCGAAGCCATGAGAGCGAGGCCGATAAAATTGGATTGACCCTAATGGCTATAGCGGGTTATGACCCATCTGAAGCTGTTGACTTATGGCAACGAATGGCTGCGGAAAGCGGAGGGCAAGCACCGCCAGAATTATTAAGCACACATCCTTCCAATCAAACACGAATCAATAATTTGAAAGCTTTGGTGCCGACCGCTAGAGCAGAGGCAAAAAAGTTTGGAGTGACTTCTTTTATCAAATAAAGTATAAAATAAAAAATTTGTTTACTTTCGAAGCTACACCTTGAGGTGTAGCTTTTTTTATAACCTTATATATGACTACATTCCAAAAGGGAAGTAAAAAACTTCTTAATGCTTGGGCCTTTTACGATTGGGCCAATTCTGTATATACTTTAACCATTGCTTCAACCATTTTTCCAATTTTTTACGGAACTTTAAAGTTTGTCGATGACAACAAAGTGCATGCTTTTGGTTATGAATTTAAAAATACAGCATTGATAACCTTCATTACGGCCTTTACGTTTTTGGTAGTGGCTATTATTTCTCCAATCTTATCAGGAGTGGCTGATTATATAGGCAATAAAAAAGTCTTTATGCAATTTTTTTGCTATTTGGGAGGTTTGGGGTGCTTTGGACTTTATTGGTTTAGTCTAGAGCACATATACCTGAGTTTGCTTTTTTATTTTTTTGGATTGATAGGATATTGGGGGAGTTTGGTGTTTTACAATTCTTATTTACCAGATATCGCTTTTGAAGAGCAACAGGATAAAATTAGTGCGAAAGGGTTTAGCTTAGGGTATATAGGAAGTGTTTTGTTATTGGTTTTGAATTTAGCCATGGTGATGTTTCCTAATGTCTTTGGTTTTGATACGAGTATACCACAGACCTTAAGAGAAACGGGGTCTGAACTTGAAATTGCGGAGGCGCTTCAAAAGGCAAAAGATGAAGCCTCTATCCAAGCTATGCGTTCTTCATTTATAACTGTTGGCTTATGGTGGGTGTTGTTCAGCCAATATACTTTTAGAGTGCTTCCAAAGGGACTTTCCAAAAGTAATGGAAGAGTCAATAGGCAAGTACTGTTTAATGGTTTTAAGGAACTAAAAAAAGTATGGGATGGATTGACTCATAACTTAAGATTAAAACGTTACCTCTACGCTTTTTTTGTTTACAGTATGGCAGTGCAAACCATTATGTTGGTCGCCACTTATTTTGGGGAGCAGGAAATTAATTGGGGAGGAGAGAGTGAGAAAACACTAGGCTTAATTGTAAGTATTTTGGTAATTCAAGTAGTGGCTATTTTGGGGGCCTTTTTGACTTCAAGGGCGTCTGAAAAGTTTGGTAATATTCCAACATTGATAGTTATCAATTTTATATGGATGGCACTCTGTTTTTATGGGTATTTTGTTGAAACGCCCATTCAGTTTTATATTACAGCTGCCTGTGTAGGCTTGGTTATGGGAGGAATCCAGGCGTTATCGCGTTCTACCTATTCCAAATTTTTGCCAGAGACCAAGGATACCACTTCATACTTCAGCTTTTTTGATGTTTCTGAAAAAATAGGCATTGTAATCGGGATGGTTATTTATGGATCGATAGATCAAATCACAGGTAGTATGCGCAATTCCATTCTGTTTTTGTTTATTTTCTTTTTGATTGGCATCGTTTTACTTATGCGGGTTCCAAAACAAGTTTTGCAAACTGATTAAATTGTTTATGTTTGTAAGAAATCAACTAAAACTTACAGAATTTAAACTACTTATTATGAAAAAATTAAGAGTTTTATTGTCGTTTTTGACGCTTTGTTTCTTTTTTAATTGTGAAAATGAGCCAATCGATAGTACTGTGGAACCAGGAAATTCGAATTCGTCTGCTTTTTTTCAGGTAGATTTCAATGGTCAAACATATCAGGCTGATGTGGCCTCTGCGGGACTCATGGATAATATGATTAATCTTACAGCAGTGAAAAATAATGGAGAAACGTTTACTTTATCGCTGTTTGGCAATAGTGTAGGAACTTATGAATTGGGAGTTATAGATTTAGATAACTTAATGGTGCCGCCCAATACAATGGGATACTATAACCAGAATGATCAGGAAGAATTAGAAGAAAATGCTTGGGTTTCTTTGAATGCAGAAGATCCTTCAACACCAGCCGGTACTGTTAGTATAACAGAAATTAACTCTCAAAATAACACCATTAGCGGATCTTTTTCTTTTACAGGAATGAATGACCAAGATGGAACTATTGATACGATCGAGTTTATCAACGGAATTTTTACAAATATTCCTTTTGAAACCGGATGGCCGGGGAGTGGTAATGAAGATGACAATACGTTCTACGCAGAGATTGATGGGGAGGAATTTGTGGAAGATGTCATTAATATTGACATTCTTGAATCTGAATTAGGTGATGGTTTGGGAATTTTGGCATCTAAAAACAATATGGAGACCATTCTGGTGTCTGTTCCTTTAAATATCTCACCAGGGCAACATGATTTTACAGCCATGTCGATGGTACAAAATCCGATGTTGAAAGTACAATATTCCCAATTAAGCAACCCAACGAATATAGCCTTATTAGAAGGGAGTATTTCTATAAGTTTGCATGACACTGCAGCCAAACATATTGTTGGAACCTTTGAATGTTCAGGAGCAACTACTAGTGGAAGTGATATGAATATCACAAATGGAAGCTTTGATATTTACTACGAATAACCTCAAACTTTATAAATATAACATGAAACAATTTTTAAAACTTACTAATTTATTTGCCTTAGC
Coding sequences within it:
- the glgB gene encoding 1,4-alpha-glucan branching protein GlgB; this translates as MAEVIVHSKFSDFDIDLFKAGKHYRLYEKFGSHIMTLEGKEGTYFAVWAPSAKSVAVVGDFNYWDDQAHQLHVRWDKSGIWEGFIPKVGKGSLYKYKIHSHHDGIVTEKADPYGRRCELPPKTASVVWEDAYKWKDKQWMEKRKDHNALNAPFSVYEVHLGSWKRKNNGEDYLSYSEFAEDLVAYVKDMNFTHVEFMPIMEFPYDPSWGYQITGYFAPTSRFGYPEEFKLLVDKLHQNDIGIILDWVPSHFPEDAHGLGYFDGSCLYEHPDRRKGYHPDWKSLIFNYGRNEVKSFLISNALFWLEQFHADGLRVDAVASMLFLDYSREEGEWEPNMFGGREHLEAISFLRELNEEVYKSFPDVQTIAEESTAFPMVSKPTCLGGLGFGMKWMMGWMHDTLVYFSKEPVYRKYHQNDLTFSMTYAFSENFILPLSHDEVVYGKRSLLGRMPGDEWQRFANLRLMYAYMFTHPGTKLLFQGGEIGQGEEWNFLQSIDWHLLKYKVHKGMQNLVKDLNIFYKTEPALYEKQFTGDGFEWIDFSDAESSILAYFRKGNNQKDHVIVVCNMTPTPRIDYRIGLPFKGKLKEVFNSDLKKYEGTGAYKNNTKTSQEVPWHFRDDSVEITIPPLGMVAFKYQNVKT
- a CDS encoding glycoside hydrolase family 31 protein, coding for MILNTELERKGDLFPSKIVAYNKDVDTLYFTTENNVILELTVVRDSVLRFRYTTSGTFDNDFSYAITKYASTGYNFLEIEEESTLYKITTSKLICHISKLNLKVTLFDAKDLTLINEDELGFHWEESYEFGGDVVKMSKTSHDGESYFGLGDKPVKLNLKGKRFENWVSDSYAYGRNSDPIYKAIPFYTGLNGNKSYGIFFDNTFRSFFDFAQERRNVTSFWAQGGEMNYYFIYGPQMSDVVANYTDLTGKPHQLPPLWALGFHQCKWSYYPESKVKEVTQKFRDLKIPCDAIYLDIDYMDGFRCFTWDKNYFPDPKRMVEELSEQGFKTVVIIDPGIKIDHNYDVFKEGLENDYFCKRADGPYMKGKVWPGECYFPDFTNPEVREWWSGLFKELIEETGVRGVWNDMNEPAVMEVPNKTFPDDVRHDYEGNPCSHRKAHNIYGMQMARATYQGLKRYTYPKRPFVITRAAYSGTQRYTSTWTGDNVASWEHLWIANIQAQRMAMSGYSFVGSDIGGFAEQPQGELFTRWIQLGVFHPFCRVHSSGDHGNQEPWAFDDDVTKIVRKFIELRYQLLPYLYTTFWQLVDEGTPILKSLVLYDQEDIHTHYRTDEFMYGDQILVCPVQEPNSRGRRMFIPRGEWFNFWNDEVVLGGREMWVDADIDSIPLFIKAGAIIPMYPVQQYVDEKEIDQVTLEVYYKEGKEDSILYDDAHDGYDYTKGRYSLRTFKLTGKANEVIIQQHKEGKYESTLSTFMVKFHGLPFHVTKIEIDNVDIPLSQVKMNGSNSMVVSEKFTQLHIIGE
- a CDS encoding M48 family metallopeptidase; protein product: MTSKNLFATAVITLAFISCATNPFTGKQTMAIVPNSELFPAAFQQYDQFLNEHDIIKGTKDAEMIKRVGEKIATAAKQWLDANGYEGYLKDYKWEYNLIKDEQKNAWCMPGGKIVFYTGILPIADGEAGVATIMGHEVSHALANHGQQRMSAAYVQQGIALAGNMAINNDSDRDAFNSYYGVGSNVLGMLPFSRSHESEADKIGLTLMAIAGYDPSEAVDLWQRMAAESGGQAPPELLSTHPSNQTRINNLKALVPTARAEAKKFGVTSFIK
- a CDS encoding MFS transporter codes for the protein MTTFQKGSKKLLNAWAFYDWANSVYTLTIASTIFPIFYGTLKFVDDNKVHAFGYEFKNTALITFITAFTFLVVAIISPILSGVADYIGNKKVFMQFFCYLGGLGCFGLYWFSLEHIYLSLLFYFFGLIGYWGSLVFYNSYLPDIAFEEQQDKISAKGFSLGYIGSVLLLVLNLAMVMFPNVFGFDTSIPQTLRETGSELEIAEALQKAKDEASIQAMRSSFITVGLWWVLFSQYTFRVLPKGLSKSNGRVNRQVLFNGFKELKKVWDGLTHNLRLKRYLYAFFVYSMAVQTIMLVATYFGEQEINWGGESEKTLGLIVSILVIQVVAILGAFLTSRASEKFGNIPTLIVINFIWMALCFYGYFVETPIQFYITAACVGLVMGGIQALSRSTYSKFLPETKDTTSYFSFFDVSEKIGIVIGMVIYGSIDQITGSMRNSILFLFIFFLIGIVLLMRVPKQVLQTD
- a CDS encoding DUF6252 family protein, which gives rise to MKKLRVLLSFLTLCFFFNCENEPIDSTVEPGNSNSSAFFQVDFNGQTYQADVASAGLMDNMINLTAVKNNGETFTLSLFGNSVGTYELGVIDLDNLMVPPNTMGYYNQNDQEELEENAWVSLNAEDPSTPAGTVSITEINSQNNTISGSFSFTGMNDQDGTIDTIEFINGIFTNIPFETGWPGSGNEDDNTFYAEIDGEEFVEDVINIDILESELGDGLGILASKNNMETILVSVPLNISPGQHDFTAMSMVQNPMLKVQYSQLSNPTNIALLEGSISISLHDTAAKHIVGTFECSGATTSGSDMNITNGSFDIYYE